The Haloplanus natans DSM 17983 genome has a segment encoding these proteins:
- the ppk1 gene encoding polyphosphate kinase 1 → MTEPDLTDPQYYLNRELSELAYQERVLSEGTNEGNPPLERLRFLAFFTKNTDEFFMKRVGGLKQQVTAGVTVTTPDGRTPSEQLDEVIEAARPLFRRQDTYWQTELKPELAEVGIGIRAYDDLNGEQRDQLRTYFEESVLPTLTPLAFDPAHPFPFISNLSLSLAVLSTETGEDTTFTRIKIPANQPRLVDVPDTSEQYVLIEDLIEANLDMLLPGLDILDVSKFRVTRNAEVRRNEEVAEDLVDIIEDVLEQRRFATIVRLEVDADIADESVSILTEHLDVDDREVFHREGPIDYEDFFTLLELERPNLKLPSWTPQPHPRLLPKAGDSRNETTAIFDEIREDDILVHHPYHAFEGTVQRFLDAAANDPDVLAVKAAIYRTASDSKVIQSLIDAADNGKQVAVMVELKARFDEKNNLEWVRRLEEEGIHVAYGTVGLKTHTKTALVVRREEDGVQLYSHVGTGNYHSETAKGYCDLGLLTADRDVGQDLTKVFNFFTGPTLDERFRELLIAPVTMRERFTEMVRREADHARADRRARIVVKVNGLEDPKMVEELYRASMAGVDIDLIVRDICRLRPGLEEVSENITVHSIVGRFLEHARIFYFENAGDPDWFIGSADWMTRNLDHRVEAVTPVEATRLRNQLRLVLEVSLTDNRRRWVMQSDGSYEQVTPDDEPVRDTQEILMAATDAALERGYGPGMEVDMDLIEEGLLIEPTADGGVEGDRDLSATTDDSDGDQEGHSGSGTTSVFDRYAEQWYHPDSETYDWAVRTRDGDRRYFKTRDGARTRLRAEYETPS, encoded by the coding sequence ATGACTGAACCGGATTTGACGGATCCACAGTATTATCTCAATCGAGAACTCTCGGAGCTTGCTTATCAGGAGCGTGTTCTCAGCGAGGGCACGAACGAAGGCAACCCACCACTCGAACGCCTCCGGTTTCTTGCGTTCTTCACCAAGAACACCGATGAGTTCTTCATGAAACGCGTCGGCGGACTCAAACAACAGGTCACAGCCGGCGTTACTGTGACGACACCTGACGGCCGCACACCCAGTGAGCAGTTGGATGAGGTCATCGAGGCCGCACGACCACTGTTCCGCCGCCAAGACACCTACTGGCAGACCGAACTCAAACCCGAACTCGCGGAGGTAGGTATCGGGATCCGTGCGTACGATGACCTGAACGGAGAGCAGCGCGACCAACTCCGGACGTACTTCGAAGAGTCCGTTCTCCCCACCCTCACGCCGCTCGCCTTCGATCCCGCCCACCCGTTCCCGTTCATCTCGAACCTCTCCCTCTCGCTCGCCGTCCTCTCGACGGAGACGGGTGAGGACACGACGTTTACGCGAATCAAGATCCCGGCAAATCAGCCCCGTCTCGTCGACGTTCCGGACACCTCCGAACAGTACGTCCTGATCGAGGATCTCATCGAGGCCAACCTCGATATGCTCCTCCCCGGTCTCGACATCCTCGACGTCTCGAAGTTCAGGGTGACGCGGAACGCCGAGGTGCGACGCAACGAAGAGGTCGCCGAGGACCTCGTCGATATCATCGAGGACGTCCTCGAGCAACGGCGGTTCGCGACCATCGTCCGCCTGGAAGTCGACGCAGATATCGCCGATGAGTCAGTCTCGATTCTGACGGAGCATCTCGATGTCGACGACCGCGAGGTCTTCCACCGAGAGGGCCCAATCGACTACGAGGATTTCTTTACGCTCCTCGAGTTGGAGCGGCCGAACCTCAAACTCCCATCGTGGACACCACAGCCACATCCGCGACTACTGCCGAAAGCGGGCGACAGTCGAAACGAGACGACGGCGATATTCGACGAAATCCGCGAGGACGACATCCTGGTCCATCACCCCTATCACGCTTTCGAGGGCACGGTGCAGCGGTTCCTCGACGCAGCCGCGAATGACCCGGACGTCCTTGCGGTGAAGGCCGCGATCTATCGAACGGCGAGCGACTCGAAGGTGATTCAGAGCCTCATCGACGCTGCGGACAACGGGAAACAAGTGGCGGTGATGGTCGAACTCAAGGCGCGCTTCGACGAGAAGAACAACCTCGAATGGGTGCGCCGCCTCGAGGAGGAGGGCATTCACGTCGCCTACGGGACCGTCGGTCTGAAGACACATACGAAGACGGCGCTTGTCGTCCGTCGAGAGGAGGACGGTGTCCAACTCTACTCACACGTCGGCACGGGCAACTATCACTCCGAGACCGCCAAGGGGTATTGCGATCTCGGACTGCTGACCGCTGATCGCGACGTCGGGCAAGACCTCACGAAGGTCTTCAACTTCTTCACCGGGCCGACGCTCGACGAGCGCTTCCGGGAACTCCTCATCGCACCGGTGACGATGCGTGAGCGCTTCACAGAGATGGTCCGTCGCGAAGCCGATCACGCCCGTGCTGACCGGCGTGCGCGAATCGTCGTGAAGGTGAACGGCCTCGAGGACCCGAAGATGGTCGAAGAACTGTATCGCGCCTCGATGGCCGGCGTCGACATAGACCTCATCGTCCGCGACATCTGCCGACTCCGGCCCGGCCTCGAGGAGGTCAGCGAGAACATCACCGTGCACTCGATCGTCGGGCGCTTCCTCGAGCACGCTCGGATCTTCTACTTCGAGAACGCCGGCGACCCCGACTGGTTCATCGGCTCTGCGGACTGGATGACCCGCAACCTCGACCACCGTGTCGAGGCCGTCACGCCCGTCGAAGCAACGAGACTGCGCAACCAACTCCGATTGGTTCTGGAGGTCTCACTCACTGACAACCGCCGCCGGTGGGTGATGCAAAGCGACGGGAGCTACGAGCAGGTCACACCGGACGACGAGCCAGTACGGGACACCCAGGAAATCCTGATGGCGGCCACGGACGCCGCCCTCGAGCGTGGGTACGGACCTGGTATGGAGGTTGACATGGACCTGATCGAAGAGGGGCTTCTCATCGAGCCAACCGCCGACGGGGGTGTCGAAGGCGACCGTGACTTGTCAGCCACCACTGACGATTCCGATGGGGATCAAGAAGGGCACTCGGGCAGCGGGACTACATCAGTTTTCGACAGGTACGCTGAGCAGTGGTATCATCCCGACAGCGAGACGTACGATTGGGCGGTCCGTACACGAGACGGTGACCGTCGGTATTTCAAGACGCGTGACGGTGCCCGGACCCGGCTTCGTGCAGAGTACGAGACACCCTCCTAG
- a CDS encoding arsenate reductase/protein-tyrosine-phosphatase family protein encodes MIDDEVTVAFVCVQNAGRSQMATAFAKREMENRNLGNRVEILTGGTNPADSVHQNTVEVMREDGIDLSDRTPHEITFEELQDADIVITMGCSADDVCPATWSGDNRDWDLDDPHGRSLDIVRGIRDEIRDRVADLLTELEAGRSAATL; translated from the coding sequence ATGATCGACGACGAAGTGACCGTCGCGTTCGTGTGCGTCCAGAACGCGGGGCGGAGCCAGATGGCAACCGCGTTCGCGAAACGAGAGATGGAGAACCGCAACCTTGGAAACCGGGTTGAGATACTCACCGGCGGGACGAACCCAGCCGACAGCGTTCATCAAAACACTGTCGAAGTCATGCGGGAGGATGGCATCGATCTTTCGGATCGTACACCTCATGAAATCACGTTCGAGGAACTACAGGATGCCGATATCGTAATTACCATGGGCTGCTCCGCAGACGACGTATGCCCAGCTACGTGGAGCGGCGATAATCGCGACTGGGATCTAGACGACCCACACGGACGGTCCCTTGACATCGTTCGCGGGATCCGAGATGAGATTCGCGACCGCGTCGCCGACCTCTTGACAGAACTCGAAGCCGGTCGGTCCGCCGCAACATTGTGA
- the ppk2 gene encoding polyphosphate kinase 2 has protein sequence MTEHPVLPAEESVLTTVDEENLYKKSGKIKKKHYKRELERLQEELVRLQMWVKEQGLRVVVLFDGRDAAGKGGTIHRITRRTSSRVVKVVALGKPTEREQSQWYFQRYVEQLPAAGEMVLFDRSWYNRATVERVMDFCTDEEYQEFLRSAPEFERMLMRSGIILIKYWFSISDEEQERRFQKRSNDPKRRWKLSPIDLEARERWVEYSRAKDAMFTYTDTSNSPWHVINADIKKHARLNCISHLLSQIEYEDTMPGPTELPDRQQDPNYERPAIDGQNWVPALYGSNPSAADVERS, from the coding sequence ATGACCGAGCACCCGGTGTTACCGGCCGAGGAGTCCGTGCTGACCACCGTCGACGAGGAGAACCTCTACAAAAAAAGTGGCAAGATTAAGAAGAAACACTACAAGCGGGAACTCGAGCGGCTCCAGGAAGAACTCGTCAGGCTCCAGATGTGGGTCAAAGAGCAGGGACTCCGGGTTGTCGTGCTCTTCGATGGTCGAGACGCGGCCGGCAAAGGCGGAACGATCCACCGAATCACTCGCCGCACGAGTTCCCGGGTGGTGAAAGTCGTCGCGCTCGGCAAGCCCACCGAACGCGAGCAGAGTCAGTGGTACTTCCAGCGGTACGTCGAACAGCTTCCGGCGGCCGGTGAGATGGTGCTGTTCGACCGGAGCTGGTACAACCGTGCGACCGTCGAGCGTGTGATGGACTTCTGTACCGACGAGGAGTATCAGGAATTCCTCCGGTCGGCCCCCGAGTTCGAGCGGATGCTCATGCGCTCGGGGATCATCCTCATCAAGTACTGGTTCTCGATCAGCGACGAAGAACAGGAACGACGTTTCCAGAAGCGCAGCAACGACCCGAAACGTCGCTGGAAGCTCAGCCCGATCGACCTCGAAGCCCGAGAGCGGTGGGTCGAGTACTCGCGGGCGAAAGACGCGATGTTCACCTACACGGATACGAGTAACTCGCCGTGGCACGTAATCAACGCCGATATCAAGAAACATGCCCGGCTCAACTGTATCAGTCACCTCCTCTCACAGATCGAGTACGAGGACACCATGCCTGGGCCGACCGAGTTGCCGGACCGACAGCAGGATCCCAACTACGAACGCCCGGCGATCGACGGCCAGAACTGGGTGCCTGCACTGTATGGGTCAAATCCATCGGCAGCCGACGTCGAACGATCCTGA
- a CDS encoding amphi-Trp domain-containing protein gives MPEQTLFEFERNMDTGEVVQYFRTVADHLESGNEFTLESGTESVTLTPPRRVEFEVEVERETSKSGGPAEIELEFELEWDEDGTGTGDLNIG, from the coding sequence ATGCCCGAACAAACACTGTTCGAATTCGAACGGAACATGGACACAGGTGAAGTTGTACAGTACTTTCGAACGGTCGCTGACCACTTGGAGTCCGGTAATGAATTCACTCTCGAATCCGGTACCGAGTCGGTGACACTCACTCCCCCGAGACGAGTCGAGTTCGAGGTTGAGGTCGAACGCGAAACGTCGAAGTCTGGGGGACCAGCGGAGATAGAACTCGAGTTCGAGTTGGAGTGGGACGAAGATGGAACCGGTACTGGGGATCTCAATATCGGGTGA
- a CDS encoding vWA domain-containing protein: MSDTNSSITSNASVETFSPDVHARVRASAGRCDRLQAFLQGHLPAGVDVEVVLTPAVQTAAVLPADVDALISSEATDLERQQAAQLLDGIDAAFLVLVTTAPAPLERVPLNDQLTADHAHQFGLAFHELLHILKTAIAPIAALLNAEVDPEYHQHVHELINIVEDGAIEHEAIHGTNFSDTAEIRLELTRRIHSQTPDDLGDGQQARLSFWDAVTTALYDAAVYPTGTTEVLLDRDDDRVGFVSEADEIAFRSLQDALTQLAVDALAIRGVDLDDATHKHDKTASVERARRVIDTWTSTLKPIVASAVEQTGESESYGGADSGTDGHDHSPQEGGPASTPEATGVSVDREATADPYQDVFDHPAMTPDPAREDADGTVSSPEPDTEDITGDTASTPVDQKGDEQKRDQEPSIADGDSASRADSSIESSEESAEHPSRSHALAAAVERARENRGDPGDRTDPSSPSGPIDGRATPDDRSVQTPLDAFDIGATATGSVETDDLSGPSNDPRPSGEDDQVKHRDGDVEAAAADEPVPGPAHERVERAAPSPTEYGQALKHDREVAKQEAAREQVDREAVKRELRDLGDVFDRRHQGDEDHREDGTESSTETCVGGNGAGPERLDDVVFVPVTDDLVPPGQWSAVEDGAARVAQVLEKELALERQRGTRSGLTAGQYDTRAGHRLAIGDPRVCETPTPGREKRYALVLVLDRSGSMRNGSPPKIEVATQAVARLAVAAEGLGIRVAIIDFIDGQARLAKPFAVESRHVQTTLLDTNCGGGTPLAEAIGLARTVVETQRDEPLIITVTDDRPSDIEAVTRELQASYAPVCSLTIATDCDPGTLAPDASALAPYYERQAAVYDVDAIDDRLDQFASLLTGL, from the coding sequence ATGTCCGATACTAATTCCTCGATCACTTCGAACGCCTCCGTCGAGACCTTCAGCCCCGATGTCCACGCCCGGGTGCGGGCGTCAGCCGGTCGGTGCGACCGGCTCCAGGCGTTCCTGCAAGGCCATCTCCCGGCCGGCGTCGACGTCGAAGTCGTCCTCACCCCTGCGGTACAGACGGCGGCGGTCCTGCCTGCCGACGTCGACGCGCTGATCAGCAGTGAGGCAACCGACCTCGAACGACAACAGGCCGCTCAGTTGCTCGACGGTATCGACGCAGCGTTTCTCGTACTCGTCACGACCGCGCCAGCCCCGCTGGAGCGGGTGCCGCTGAACGACCAGCTCACCGCCGACCACGCCCACCAGTTCGGCCTCGCCTTCCACGAGCTCCTCCACATCCTCAAGACTGCGATTGCCCCAATCGCCGCGTTGCTCAACGCCGAGGTCGACCCGGAATACCATCAGCACGTCCACGAGCTGATCAACATCGTCGAGGACGGCGCAATCGAGCACGAGGCGATCCACGGCACGAACTTCAGCGACACTGCCGAGATCCGGCTCGAACTCACCCGCCGAATCCACTCGCAGACTCCCGACGACCTCGGAGATGGGCAGCAGGCACGCCTCTCGTTCTGGGACGCGGTGACCACCGCTCTGTACGACGCCGCGGTGTACCCGACCGGCACCACCGAGGTCCTGCTTGACCGGGATGACGACCGCGTCGGGTTCGTTTCCGAGGCCGACGAGATCGCCTTTCGGTCTTTACAAGATGCGCTGACTCAGCTCGCCGTCGATGCCCTCGCTATTCGAGGTGTCGACCTCGACGACGCGACCCACAAGCACGACAAGACCGCCTCGGTCGAGCGGGCCCGCCGCGTCATCGACACCTGGACGTCGACGCTCAAGCCGATCGTCGCGAGCGCTGTCGAACAGACGGGCGAATCGGAGAGCTACGGTGGCGCTGATTCGGGAACTGACGGGCACGACCACTCGCCGCAGGAGGGCGGACCTGCTAGTACTCCCGAGGCAACTGGGGTCTCGGTCGATCGCGAGGCAACGGCGGACCCGTATCAGGACGTGTTCGACCATCCCGCGATGACGCCGGATCCCGCCAGAGAGGATGCGGACGGCACGGTCAGCTCGCCCGAGCCGGATACCGAGGACATCACTGGTGACACCGCATCGACTCCAGTCGACCAGAAGGGGGACGAGCAGAAGCGTGATCAAGAGCCGTCGATAGCGGACGGCGATTCAGCGTCGCGGGCAGACTCATCCATCGAAAGCAGTGAGGAGTCAGCGGAGCACCCGTCGAGATCCCACGCACTCGCGGCGGCTGTCGAGCGCGCTCGCGAAAATCGGGGCGATCCGGGAGACAGGACTGATCCATCGTCCCCATCGGGTCCTATAGATGGTCGAGCCACTCCCGACGACCGGTCGGTCCAGACACCACTCGATGCGTTCGACATCGGAGCGACAGCCACCGGGTCTGTGGAGACTGACGACCTGAGCGGCCCCTCGAACGATCCGAGGCCATCTGGCGAGGATGACCAGGTGAAGCATCGCGATGGAGATGTCGAGGCCGCAGCAGCGGACGAACCGGTGCCGGGGCCAGCTCACGAGCGCGTCGAGCGGGCCGCACCGTCGCCGACAGAGTACGGACAGGCGCTCAAACACGACCGTGAGGTCGCCAAACAAGAGGCGGCCCGAGAGCAGGTCGACCGGGAGGCTGTCAAGCGAGAGCTTCGCGACCTCGGTGATGTCTTCGATCGGCGCCACCAAGGCGACGAGGACCACCGGGAGGACGGGACCGAGTCATCGACCGAGACGTGTGTAGGTGGCAACGGTGCCGGACCGGAGCGTCTCGACGATGTCGTGTTCGTCCCAGTCACCGACGACCTCGTCCCACCGGGGCAATGGAGTGCGGTCGAGGACGGCGCCGCCCGCGTCGCGCAGGTCCTCGAAAAGGAACTCGCGCTCGAACGGCAGCGGGGAACCCGGAGCGGGCTGACCGCTGGTCAGTACGATACCCGCGCCGGTCATCGGCTCGCCATCGGCGATCCACGGGTCTGTGAAACTCCGACGCCTGGCCGCGAGAAGCGTTACGCCCTCGTGCTCGTGCTAGATCGGTCGGGGTCGATGCGCAACGGTAGCCCCCCGAAAATCGAGGTTGCAACACAGGCGGTCGCCCGACTCGCCGTCGCTGCCGAGGGACTGGGGATTCGTGTTGCCATCATCGACTTCATCGACGGTCAGGCTCGCCTTGCGAAGCCGTTCGCCGTCGAGTCGCGTCACGTCCAGACAACGCTGCTCGATACTAACTGCGGTGGTGGGACACCGTTAGCCGAGGCAATCGGGCTCGCCCGGACGGTTGTCGAGACACAGCGTGACGAACCACTGATCATCACCGTCACCGACGACCGCCCCAGCGACATCGAGGCGGTCACGCGCGAGCTCCAGGCATCGTACGCTCCGGTGTGCTCGTTGACCATCGCGACCGACTGTGACCCTGGGACGTTAGCCCCTGATGCATCGGCGCTGGCGCCGTACTATGAACGACAGGCGGCGGTCTACGACGTCGACGCCATCGACGATCGTCTCGACCAGTTCGCGAGTCTTCTGACCGGACTGTGA
- a CDS encoding AbrB/MazE/SpoVT family DNA-binding domain-containing protein, which translates to MSKGERRKIGERGQVTIPKELRERFGIKGGDDVVIHEEAGKLVIERPVTREELAEGYRQRAQQTSELADELEGVSTEANDHLGDAPEW; encoded by the coding sequence ATGAGTAAGGGCGAACGCCGGAAGATCGGGGAGCGAGGCCAAGTGACGATTCCCAAAGAGCTCCGAGAACGGTTCGGAATTAAGGGAGGAGATGACGTCGTGATCCACGAAGAGGCGGGGAAACTCGTTATCGAACGACCGGTCACTCGTGAGGAGTTGGCTGAGGGGTACCGTCAGCGTGCCCAACAAACCAGCGAGCTCGCTGACGAACTGGAGGGCGTCTCGACGGAGGCTAATGACCACCTAGGCGATGCCCCAGAGTGGTAG
- a CDS encoding type II toxin-antitoxin system PemK/MazF family toxin produces MALSVRRGDVVIVELDPTQGSEQRGTRPCLVVQNDVGNANAPTTIVVPFTTSFGEQLYPFEVLVPAEECALREDSVALCSQIRTISIEHRITENLGSIPQERIDEVDTALEYSLGLTEI; encoded by the coding sequence ATGGCTCTGTCTGTCCGCCGAGGGGATGTCGTTATCGTCGAACTCGATCCGACACAGGGTTCCGAACAACGGGGAACGCGACCGTGTCTCGTCGTGCAGAACGATGTCGGGAATGCAAACGCACCGACAACGATCGTTGTTCCGTTCACCACCTCGTTCGGCGAGCAGCTCTACCCGTTCGAAGTGCTCGTCCCAGCCGAGGAGTGTGCGCTTCGGGAAGACTCCGTCGCGCTCTGTAGCCAGATTCGAACCATCTCTATCGAGCACCGCATCACCGAGAACCTCGGCTCGATTCCGCAAGAGCGGATAGACGAGGTCGATACCGCACTCGAATACAGTCTCGGTCTCACCGAAATTTGA
- a CDS encoding AAA family ATPase, with protein sequence MSSTTTDDADSQPDEQAILSHLVRRLLQREGGQIPLERVTLRVSDYVDIGEQAAADLLDEGADAGIYTLKRGAGGTRTITGVSPQGPEPDIIVAAFGAGADTPDFTVISVVTESIDQAFRDAGYETFSSLADAGADDLTGLTGTLTESRAAAILQEAPQHVPVGTRLATAAARRYARRLDAETDRGVARVVDLATTDIPVGEPVYRTAGLDPESLEAQYVSAVGRNADDPVATGLHVLDDPDHPDVPKAASHPDAGDDALPVDDTGHVVPPAVPVEPRLQLPLDELLAKKLARGLVPVRLVGPRGSGKNYLIKYLCHETNRGYISIDCDEATHTEDLFGPLTPTEEGLIVPRTGPAKQALLNGSVLVLNEFPVMRAGAAMALHRLLNEGKLLVKAHGELVEPHPSARIVITMNPPTREYRDSEPMNSATRGRFRALEQPYIKDVEIELDTLDVQVNGGSRVVDRGTLRKVVQFAHQTRQNENWPTLSTRNLVIVCEHIEDGAAPKAALKNEVWAVAEPNQYPEDAYETLDDFL encoded by the coding sequence ATGTCATCCACTACTACCGACGACGCGGACAGCCAGCCCGACGAACAGGCCATCTTGAGCCATCTTGTACGGCGACTCCTTCAGCGCGAAGGCGGCCAGATCCCTCTGGAACGAGTCACCCTCCGGGTGAGCGACTACGTCGACATCGGCGAGCAGGCCGCCGCTGACCTCCTCGACGAGGGTGCAGACGCCGGTATCTACACGCTGAAGCGAGGTGCCGGTGGAACGAGAACGATCACCGGGGTTAGCCCGCAGGGACCCGAACCCGACATCATCGTCGCGGCCTTCGGGGCTGGGGCGGACACGCCTGACTTCACCGTCATCAGCGTCGTCACCGAGAGCATCGACCAGGCGTTTCGTGACGCGGGCTACGAGACGTTCAGTTCCCTTGCTGATGCCGGCGCTGACGACCTCACCGGTCTGACCGGGACGCTCACCGAGAGCCGCGCAGCAGCCATCCTCCAGGAGGCACCCCAGCACGTCCCCGTCGGGACTCGCCTTGCGACTGCCGCCGCCCGACGATACGCGCGTCGGCTCGACGCCGAGACAGACCGTGGTGTGGCCCGGGTGGTCGACCTCGCGACCACCGACATCCCAGTGGGCGAACCTGTCTACCGAACTGCGGGACTCGATCCCGAATCCCTCGAGGCGCAGTACGTCAGTGCCGTCGGTCGCAACGCCGACGACCCCGTGGCGACCGGCCTCCACGTTCTCGATGACCCGGACCACCCGGACGTGCCGAAGGCGGCGAGCCATCCCGACGCCGGCGACGACGCGCTCCCCGTCGACGACACCGGGCACGTCGTCCCGCCGGCAGTCCCGGTCGAACCGCGCCTCCAGCTTCCCCTTGATGAACTGCTCGCGAAGAAACTCGCCCGAGGGCTGGTTCCCGTCCGCCTCGTCGGGCCGCGCGGCTCGGGGAAGAACTACCTGATCAAGTACCTCTGCCACGAGACAAACAGGGGATACATCTCCATCGATTGTGACGAGGCGACCCACACCGAGGACCTGTTCGGACCGCTGACACCCACCGAGGAGGGGCTGATCGTGCCCCGGACCGGCCCCGCCAAGCAGGCACTCCTGAACGGGTCGGTTTTGGTGCTGAACGAGTTCCCGGTGATGCGAGCCGGTGCTGCGATGGCGCTCCATCGCCTGCTCAACGAGGGAAAGTTGCTGGTGAAGGCACATGGCGAGCTGGTCGAGCCCCATCCGTCGGCGCGGATCGTGATCACGATGAATCCGCCCACCCGGGAGTACCGCGACTCCGAACCGATGAACTCCGCTACCCGTGGGCGGTTCCGCGCGCTCGAACAGCCCTACATCAAGGATGTCGAAATCGAACTCGACACGCTAGACGTGCAGGTCAACGGTGGCTCCCGCGTCGTTGACCGTGGGACGCTCCGGAAGGTCGTCCAGTTCGCCCACCAGACTCGCCAGAACGAAAACTGGCCGACGCTGTCGACACGGAACCTCGTGATCGTCTGTGAGCACATCGAGGACGGCGCCGCGCCGAAGGCTGCGCTCAAGAACGAGGTGTGGGCGGTCGCCGAGCCGAACCAGTATCCCGAGGACGCCTACGAGACCCTCGACGATTTCCTGTGA